In one window of Palaemon carinicauda isolate YSFRI2023 chromosome 2, ASM3689809v2, whole genome shotgun sequence DNA:
- the LOC137619597 gene encoding uncharacterized protein, with protein MAGLIDSVKLDQLIDRPTRVTLNSSTLIDLFITNNKTMVTKLEILPGPIADHEAISILVNMKKPKHSPIYKTFCCLRTTYCNLLLNEVNTLNTILHADDVSIQVNTLTNVMNLCIDTYAPIVTRQLLRPPAPWISEQIRSVIKERDQTQFSETRSL; from the coding sequence ATGGCTGGGCTTATTGATAGTGTAAAGTTAGACCAACTGATCGACAGGCCTACTAGAGTAACTTTAAATTCATCAACTTTGATTGACCTCTTCATCACTAATAACAAAACTATGGTAACTAAATTAGAAATATTGCCGGGCCCAATCGCAGATCATGAAGCAATTAgtattttagtgaatatgaaaaaaccaaaGCATTCTCCCATTTATAAAACTTTCTGCTGTTTACGGACTACATATTGTAACTTACTACTTAATGAAGTGAACACACTAAACACTATCTTGCATGCAGATGACGTAAGTATTCAAGTTAATACGTTAACTAACGTCATGAACCTATGCATTGATACTTACGCTCCCATTGTGACAAGACAATTACTACGCCCCCCAGCCCCTTGGATATCAGAGCAAATAAGGTCTgtgataaaagaaagagatcaaacacagttttctgaaacaagatccttataa